The Subtercola sp. PAMC28395 genome segment GATGTCGCCGCACAGATGATCGGGCCGCGCACCCGTGTGCTGGCATTCACTCACGTCTCGAACGTACTGGGCGTGATCAACCCCGTCGCCGAGCTCGTGGCCCTCGCGCATGCCGTCGGCTGCCTGGTGCTGCTCGACGCCTGCCAGTCGGCCCCGCACCTCGCGCTCGATGTGGCCGCGCTCGACGTCGATTTCGCCGTGTTCTCAGGTCACAAGATGCTCGCCCCGACCGGAATCGGGGTGCTCTACGGCAAGCGCGATCTGCTGAACGCGCTGCCGCCATTTCTCACGGGCGGGTCGATGATCACGACCGTCACCATGGAGAAGGCAGAATTCCTTCCCGCCCCGCAGCGCTTCGAGGCCGGCACCCAGAAGGTCTCGCAGTCCATCGCCCTTGCGGCCGCCGTCGACTACCTCACCGCAGTGGGCGTCGATCGCATCGCTCTGCACGAGGCCGAACTCGGGCAGAGACTGGTTTCAGGGCTCACGGCGATTCCCGGCGTGAAGGTGCTCGGGCCCGGGGTCGGCCACGAGCGGGTGGGGTTGGCGAGCTTCGATGTGCCGGGCATCCACTCGCACGACCTCGGCCAGTTTCTGGATGACCGGGGCATTGCCGTGCGCGTCGGCCACCATTGCGCGCAGCCGCTGCACCGCCGGTTGGGCGTCATTTCGAGCACCCGTGCGAGCACGTATCTCTACACGACGGCAGGCGAAGTGGACGAGTTTCTCGCCGCCACCGTCGACGCGATCGCCTTCTTCGGGGCGCACGCATGAGCTCGGGCGAGCTGCAGGGGCTCTACCAGCAGGTGATTCTCGACCACGCGCGCGAGCGTCACGGGTTCGGGCTCAGCGCGGGCGCGGCTGCCGAGTCGCACCAGGTGAACCCGACCTGCGGCGACGAGATCACGCTTCAGCTGCACCTCGATGAGAAGGGTGCGATCACGTCGCTCGCCTGGGAGGGGCACGGCTGCGCGATCTCGCAGTCGTCGGCGTCGCTGCTCTCCGACCTCGCGCCCGGGCTCAGCATCGACGGGCTCAGCGAGAGGATCGATGCCTTCCGGCTTGCGATGCGCTCGAAGGGCACCATCGAGCCCGACGAAGAGTTGCTCGGTGACGCGGTTGTATTGGGCGGCACCTCGCGCTACATCGCCCGCGTGAAGTGCGCGATGCTGGCGTGGGTCGCTGCCGAGGGCGCGATCGACGCCCTCCCCCGACACTAGGGCGGGTCAGACTAGCGGAGCGCGGGTCAGACCGCCTGCGCGAAACCGGCCGACGCGTCGGCGAGCTGCGACAGGTGCTCGGGCACGACCCAGCCCTTGCGCTGCATCGACTGTGCCCAGAGGCGGCCGGCCCGGTACGAGGAGCGCACCAGCGGGCCGGCGAGCACCCCGAGAAAGCCGATCTCCTCGGCCTCTTCTTTGAGCTCGATGAACTCATCGGGGTGCACCCAGCGGTCGACGGGCAGGTGCCGCGCCGAGGGCCGCAGGTACTGGTTCAACGTGATGATGTCGGTTCCGGCGTCGTGCAGGTCGTGCAGCGTCTGGCTGATCTCCGCGCGCTCCTCGCCCATGCCGAGAATCAGGTTCGACTTGGTGATGAGCGACGCGGCCCGCGCCTGGGTGATGACGTCGAGCGAGCGCTCGTACCGGAAGGCCGGGCGAATGCGCTTGAAGATGCGCGGCACGGTCTCGACGTTGTGCGCGAACACCTCGGGGCGCGAGGAGAAGACCTCGCCCAGCAGGTCGGGGTTGCCCGAGAAGTCGGTCGCCAGGATCTCGACGCCAGTTCCGGGGTTCATCGCGTGGATCTGCCGCACGGTCTCGGCGTGCAGCCAGGCGCCCTCGTCGGGCAGGTCGTCGCGGGCGACGCCGGTCACGGTCGCGTAGCGCAGGTTCATCTGTACGACCGACTCGGCAACTCGGCGCGGTTCGTCGCGGTCGTAGTCGGCCGGCTTGCCGGTGTCGATCTGGCAGAAGTCGCACCGACGTGTGCACTGCGAGCCACCGATCAGGAAGGTGGCCTCACGGTCTTCCCAGCACTCGAAGATGTTCGGGCATCCGGCCTCCTGGCAGACCGTGTGCAGGCCCTCGGTCTTGACGAGGTTCTGCAGCTGCCGGTACTCGGGGCCGAACTTGGCCTTGGTCTTGATCCACTCGGGCTTACGTTCGATGGGCGTCTCGGCGTTGCGGATCTCGAGACGGAGCATCTTGCGGCCCTCTGGCACGGCGCTCACGCGGCGACTCCTGCCGCAGCGAAGGCGTGTTCGAGCCTCGCCTGAACCGACGGCAGAACGTCGAGCGGCTCGACCTGCCTGCCCAGCACCTCGGAGATGGTCGTCACCCCGGCGTCGCGAATGCCGCACGCGATGATGCCGGCGTACGCGTCGAGGCTGTTGCTGCAGTTCAATGCGAACCCGTGCATCGTCACTCCCTCGGCCACGCGAATACCGATCGCACCGATCTTCGCCTCGCCGAAGCCGCGCTTCACCCACACGCCAGAGCGGCCCTCGACCTGGAACGCCTCGACACCCGCATCGGCCAGCACGCCGATCAGCACCTCTTCGAGCGTGCGCACGTACCGCACCACGTCGATCGGGTCAGCGAGCCGGATGATCGGATACCCCACCAGCTGACCCGGGCCGTGCCACGTGATCTTGCCGCCGCGGTCGACGTCGATGACCGGGGTTCCGTCGGTGGGTCGCTCAGAGACATCCGTGCGCTTGCCAGCCGTGTAGACCGATGGATGCTCGAGCAGAATCACCGTGTCGGGCAACTCCCTCGACACCACCGACCTTTGCACCGACCGCTGGAGCTCGAGACCCTCTTCGTAGGGCACCAGGCGTGCGCCGACCCCCGCATCGTGAAATTCGATCATGCGCTCACTCTACATTTGCTGGACTGAGTCCAACAACTTGAGCCGACAGCATCGCTCATCGGCTTCTCAGAGAAAGCTCAAAGGGTGGGCAGAGGCTCCTGCAGGGCTCCTCATCAGAACGCCCGCGAAGCTTGTGGCATGTCATCCACACTCACCCCTCCTCGCAGGCCCGTCGCGGCCTCGGCTCCGGCGAGCGCATCCCGCGGCGCGTCAGCGCCAGGCGGGTCTTCGGCCAGCGGGTCATCGGCAGGCGGCCCTGCGGCCGGTCTGAGCGCCGACACTCGCACCCGGGCGAAGAACCACCGTCGTCGCCA includes the following:
- the lipB gene encoding lipoyl(octanoyl) transferase LipB, with the translated sequence MIEFHDAGVGARLVPYEEGLELQRSVQRSVVSRELPDTVILLEHPSVYTAGKRTDVSERPTDGTPVIDVDRGGKITWHGPGQLVGYPIIRLADPIDVVRYVRTLEEVLIGVLADAGVEAFQVEGRSGVWVKRGFGEAKIGAIGIRVAEGVTMHGFALNCSNSLDAYAGIIACGIRDAGVTTISEVLGRQVEPLDVLPSVQARLEHAFAAAGVAA
- the sufU gene encoding Fe-S cluster assembly sulfur transfer protein SufU; this encodes MSSGELQGLYQQVILDHARERHGFGLSAGAAAESHQVNPTCGDEITLQLHLDEKGAITSLAWEGHGCAISQSSASLLSDLAPGLSIDGLSERIDAFRLAMRSKGTIEPDEELLGDAVVLGGTSRYIARVKCAMLAWVAAEGAIDALPRH
- a CDS encoding aminotransferase class V-fold PLP-dependent enzyme; this encodes MTTTTSPTPAARVAPSTPSAAGSALAPASPLTDTEVEVLRRDFGILGSQVNGHPLVYLDSGATAQKPMSVLDAERAYYLTENAAVHRGAHTLAAEATERFENARETVARFIGAQPDEVVWTSNATEGINLVAYALSNASLGRGGPAAEALKIGPGDEIVVTEMEHHANLIPWQELAARTGATLKYIPLNDDGTLRMDVAAQMIGPRTRVLAFTHVSNVLGVINPVAELVALAHAVGCLVLLDACQSAPHLALDVAALDVDFAVFSGHKMLAPTGIGVLYGKRDLLNALPPFLTGGSMITTVTMEKAEFLPAPQRFEAGTQKVSQSIALAAAVDYLTAVGVDRIALHEAELGQRLVSGLTAIPGVKVLGPGVGHERVGLASFDVPGIHSHDLGQFLDDRGIAVRVGHHCAQPLHRRLGVISSTRASTYLYTTAGEVDEFLAATVDAIAFFGAHA
- the lipA gene encoding lipoyl synthase codes for the protein MSAVPEGRKMLRLEIRNAETPIERKPEWIKTKAKFGPEYRQLQNLVKTEGLHTVCQEAGCPNIFECWEDREATFLIGGSQCTRRCDFCQIDTGKPADYDRDEPRRVAESVVQMNLRYATVTGVARDDLPDEGAWLHAETVRQIHAMNPGTGVEILATDFSGNPDLLGEVFSSRPEVFAHNVETVPRIFKRIRPAFRYERSLDVITQARAASLITKSNLILGMGEERAEISQTLHDLHDAGTDIITLNQYLRPSARHLPVDRWVHPDEFIELKEEAEEIGFLGVLAGPLVRSSYRAGRLWAQSMQRKGWVVPEHLSQLADASAGFAQAV